From the genome of Jannaschia sp. S6380:
CGACGGCGCGGTGGTCGCGCAGTTCCGGGGCATGAGCCGCGCCATCGAGGGACATCTGTTCGAGGAGGGAGCATGAAGGACCTGACGCCGGGCCGCGACACGCTGGCCCCGATCGAGATCGCGCCGAGGGCCGAGATCGAGGCGCTGCAACTCGACCGCCTGCGCGCGACGCTGCGGGCGGCCTATGCGAACGTGCCGCTCTACCGCGCGAAGTTCGACGCGGCGAATGTTGGGCCCGACGACCTGGCGACGCTGGCCGACCTGGCGCGCTTTCCGTTCACGGTTAAGGACGACCTCCGCCGGTCCTACCCGTTCGACATGTTCGCCGTTCCGCGCGAGCAGATCGCGCGCATCCATGCCTCGTCGGGGACGACGGGCAAGCCGACGGTGGTGGGCTATACAGCGCACGACATCGAGACGTGGGGCGATCTGGTCGCGCGCTGCCTGCGTGCGGCGGGCGTGCGGCGCGGCGACATCGTCCACAACGCCTATGGCTACGGTCTGTTCACCGGGGGGCTGGGCGCACACTACGGGATCGAGAAGCTGGGCGCGACGGTGATCCCGATGTCGGGCGGGCAGACCGCGCGGCAGGTCCAGTTGATCGAGGATTTCCAGCCCAAGGCGATCATGGTGACGCCGAGCTACATGCTCAACATCCTGGAGGAATACGCGCGTCAGGGCCTCGACCCCCGCGCCTGTCCGCTGGAAGTGGGCATCTTCGGCGCCGAGCCCTGGACCCCTGCCATGCGCGCCCAGATCGAGGCGGCGTTCGACATGCATGCGGTCGACATCTACGGCCTGTCGGAGGTGATGGGGCCCGGCGTCGCGCAGGAATGCGTCGACACCAAGGACGGGCTGCATATCTGGGAGGATCACTTCCTGCCCGAGATCATCGACCCCGAAACCGGCGCGGTGCTGCCCGACGGACAGGAGGGGGAGCTTGTCTTCACCACCCTGACCAAGCAGGGAATGCCGGTCATCCGCTATCGCACGCGCGACCTGACGACGCTGATGCCCGGCACGGCGCGGACGATGCGGCGCATGGCCAAGGTCACCGGGCGCAGCGACGACATGATCATCCTGCGCGGCGTCAATGTCTTCCCCACCCAGGTCGAGGAACGGGTTCTGGCGGTGAAGGGGCTGGCCCCATATTTCCAGATCGAGCTGGTCCGCGCGGGGCAGATGGACGCGATGCGCGTGCATGTCGAATGCCTGCCCGGCGCGGATGGCGATGACTGCCGCCAGACATTGGCGCAGGCGATCAAGGAGATGATTGGCGTGTCCGCCGAAATCGTGATGGCCGAGGCCGGCGGAGTGGAGCGCAGCCAGGGCAAGGCCCGACGCGTCGTCGATAACCGTGGGCCGTAGCGTCGCGCGCGATCACGGCGCCAAACGCATGGCAATCCTGAAGGGCGCCGCGCGGGTCTTCGCGCGACAGGGCGTGGCCGGCGCCAGCATGGCGCAGGTCGCGGCCGAGGCGGGCGTATCGAAGGGGACGCTCTACCACTACTGGGATGGCAAGGACGCGCTGCTGTTCGAGGTGCTGGACGGGTACCTGTCCGCGCTGCGCGACGTGATCGTGGCCGAGGACGCGCTGCTCCCGATGCTGACGGCGACGCTGCTGGCCTATGACGGGATGGACGACGAACACCGCATCCAGTCCGAGGGGTTGATCCTGCTCGACCCCGCGCGCGCCGAGACCTTGAAAAGGCATCAGCGCGAGATGGTCACCGCCCTGTCCCGCGTGCTGGCCGCCGAGGCGCCGGGCCTGACGGGCCGTGCCCTGCGCGAGGCGACGATGTCCGTCTTCGGCATGCTCAACTGGTTCTACATGTGGAACCCGGGCGCGGATCGCGCGGCGCGGGTGGCCTATGCCGGGACGGTCGCGACCATCGCCACGGGGGGGATCGGCGCGCTTCGATGAACGGCGCGTCAGTGACCGACGTCGTATTCGATAACGACGCGGTCGGTCACCGGGTAGGACTGACAGGCCAGGACATAGCCGCGCTCGACCTCGTAATCCTCCAGCGCGTGGTTCTGCACCATCTCCACCTCCCCCTCGACCACGCGGCACATGCAGGTGCTGCAGACCCCCGCCTTGCAGGCATAGGGCGCGTCGATGGCGTTCTCGCGCGCGGCCTCCAGCAGGGACTGGTCGCGGTTCATGGTGAAGCTGTGCGACCCGCCGTCGATCCGCACCAGCGCCTCGGTCGGCTTGTCGTCCGCCCTGGGCCGCGCCGATTGCGGCAGGCGCCCGGCCTGGGCGGCCGCGAAGAGCTCCACATGGATCGCGTCCTTCGGCAGGCCGTGCCGGCCCAAGCTGTCGGACACGGTGCGCATCAGCCCCTCGGGGCCGCAGATGAAGGCCAGGTCGACCGTGTCGACCGGCACCCATTGCCGGAACAGGTCGTCCAGCTTGGCCGCGTCGATCCGCCCGGTGAAGAGCGGGATGTCCTGCGCGTCCTGCTTGAGGATGTGAACGATGGCCAACCGGGTCAGGTGGCGCGATTTCAGGTCGTCCAGCTCGGTCTGGAACATGATCGAGCTGACGGCGCGGTTGGCGTAGATCAGCGTGACCTTCGATAGCGGCTCCCGATCCAGCACCGTCTTGGCGATGGACAGGATCGGCGTGATGCCCGACCCGGCGGCCACCAGCAGGTAATGCCGTGCGGCATCCGGCAGGATGTCGGCATGGAACCGGCCCATCGGTGGCATCGCGTCGAGCGTGTCGCCCGGTGCCAATTCGGTATTGGCCCAGGTGGAAAACGCGCCCCCCTCGACCCGCTTGATGCCGACCTGCAAAGGCTCGCCCGGGGCGGAGCAAATCGAATAGGAGCGCCGGATCTCCGTCCCCTCGAAGTCGCGGCGGAAGGTCAAGTGCTGCCCCTGCACATGGTCGAAACCGGGCGCGTCGGCAAAGGTGACGACCACGGCGTCGCGGGTCGTCCTGGCGATGTCGGCGACGGTCAGGGGGGCGAACTTCATCAGTGGCACTTAAAGTAGTCGAAGGGTTCCAGGCAGTCGTCGCAGCGCCAATGCGCCTTGCACGGGGTCGATCCGAACTGGCTGACGCGGGTGACGCGGGCGCTGCCGCATTGCGGGCAGGCGTCCGGCCCACCGCCTGGCGAGGGCGGCGCGATGCCGTAGCGGCGCAGCTTGTCGCGCGCCGCGTCGGTCAGCCAGTCGGTGGTCCAGGGCGGGTCGATCCGCGTCTCGATCATCGGGGTCAGGCCCGCATCCGACAGCGCCATCTCGACCGAAAGCGCGATGACCGACGTGGCGGGACAGCCGGAATAGGTCGGCGTGATCGCCACGCGACAAGTCGCCCCCCGCAGGTCGACCGACCGCACGATGCCCAGATCGGTGATCGAGATCACGGGGATCTCCGGGTCGGGAATGGTGGCCAGCAACGTCCAGATGTCCGCTTCCGTGGTGGGGGTGGGGCGGGGCGTGCGCGGCCGGTCGGCGGCGCTGCCGGGCACGGGGGCGGGCGCGGGCCTTACCACGTGGCCCCCGGATAGGCGCGTTGCAGCCACTGCATCTGCGTCAGCATGTGACCCAGATGTTCGGAATGCCGCGCGCCGCTGCGCCCGCCGGCATGGGCGAAACCCTCCTCCGGCACGGTCAGCGTCGCGCGGGCGAGGATATCGCGGACCGTCTCCTCCCAACCGCCGCGCAGATCGGTGGGCAAGGGCGCGATGCCGGCCCGGGCCAGCCGTTCATCGACATCGTCATTGACGAACATCTCGCCGGTATAGGGCCAGAGCGTGTCGAGCGCGGCCCGCATCCGGCGGTGGCTCTCCTCCGTGCCGTCGCCCAGCCCGATGACCATCTCGGCGGAGCGTTCGGCATGATAGCTGACCTCCTTCACCGCCTTGGCGGCGATCGCCGCGACGCGTTCGTCGGACGAGGCGGTCAGGCGCGACAGCATGGCGTGATGCCAGTGGTCGAACAGGAAGGACCGCATCATCGTCAGCCCGAAATCGCCGTTCGGTCGCTCCACCAGCAGCAGGTTTCGGAAATCCCACACGTCGCGCAGCATCGCCAGATCGTCGGCATCGCGCCCCTGCTCCTCGACCTCCGCCGCCAGGCCGAGCCACATCTGCGTCTGGCCGATCAGGTCGAGCGCGGTGTTGGCCAGCGCGATGTCCTCCTCCAGCGCGGGGCCGAGACCGCACCATTCCGACAGGCGGTGACCCAGCACCAAGGTGTTGTCGCCCATCCGCAGAAGGAACGTGAACAGGTCGCTCACATCGCCCCCACGTCCTTGGGGATGTCGAAGAAGGTCGGGTGGCGATAGGGCTTGCTGTCCGCCGCCTCGAACAGAGGGCCCTTGTTGGACGGGTTCGACGCGGTGATCTGGGCCGAGGGCACGACCCAGATGCTGACGCCCTCGTGCCGGCGGGTGTAAACGTCGCGCGCATTCAGCATCGCCTTTTCCGCGTCCGGCGCGTGGAGGGAGCCGACATGCCGGTGGCTCATCCCGTGCTGGCCGCGGATGAACACCTCCCACAGCGGCCATTCGCGGCGGGGGGTGCCGTCGGGCGTCTCGGTGCCTGGATAGGGCTGGGCGGCGTGATTGCTCATGCCGGGGCCTCCTCGGGGGTGAGGCAGGGGCGGAACTTCGTCATGTCCACCGCGTCCCAGCCGAAGGCATGGTCGGTGGAGCCATGCGCGCGCAGATGGGCGAGCCGGTCCATCGCCTCTTCCAGGGTGGGGATATGCCCGTCGGCGACATGCCACATGACGAAATGCGGCTTCGTCATCGCACCGAACCAGGCAGGGCGCTTTTCATAGAACCTCGCGTGGACGGTATTGAAGACATAGCCCCCCAGGCTTGGCACATCGGTCCACACCGAGAGGTTCGAGATCATGTCGGCATCGCCCGGCACCGCGATGTCGGTGGCGTTGCCGCCGTCGGACTGCATCCGCCAGACGAAGCCCGGGGATCGTTCGGCCAGCGCGTTGATCCGGTCGAGGTTGTCCATGAACCCGGCCATCCGCGGATCGTCCAGCGGATAGCGGGCATAGCCGACGTTCAGCTCCGCGATGTTCATTCCGCCGCCACCGGTGCCGCCTGCCGCCTCCGGGCGTGGGCCATCAGCCCCTCGCGGACCCAGGCGCCGTCGTCCCACGCCGCGTTGCGTTGGGCCAGCCGGTCGGCGTTGCACGGGCCGTTGCCGGCGATCACGTCCATGAACTCCGCCCAGTCCGGCTCGGTGAAGTCATAGCGGCCCTTCGCCTCGTTCCAGGCGAGGCCCGGGTCGGGCACGGTCAGGCCCAGATACTCGGCCTGCGGCACGGTCTGGTCGACGAACTTCTGACGCAGTTCGTCATTGGTGTTCATCTTGATCTTCCAGGCCATCGACTGCTCGGAATGCTTGCTGTCGCGGTCGGAGGGGCCGAACATCATCAGGCTGGGATACCAGAACCGGTTCAGCGCATCCTGCGCCATGCGGCGCTGCGCCTCCGTCCCGTTCGCCATCTTCATCATGATGTCGAAGCCCTGCCGCTGGTGGAACGACTCCTCCTTGCAGATGCGGACCATCGCGCGAGCATAGGGGCCGAAACTGGTTCGCTGCAGCGGCACCTGGTTCATGATCGCGGCCCCGTCGACCAGCCAGCCGACCGCGCCCATGTCGGCCCAGGTCAGGGTCGGATAGTTGAAGATCGACGAGTACTTCATCCGCCCGTCCAGCAACATTTCCGTCATCTCGTCGCGGGTGACGCCCAGCGTCTCGGCCGCGCAATAGAGGTAGAGACCATGGCCCGCCTCATCCTGCACCTTGGCCAG
Proteins encoded in this window:
- the paaK gene encoding phenylacetate--CoA ligase PaaK → MKDLTPGRDTLAPIEIAPRAEIEALQLDRLRATLRAAYANVPLYRAKFDAANVGPDDLATLADLARFPFTVKDDLRRSYPFDMFAVPREQIARIHASSGTTGKPTVVGYTAHDIETWGDLVARCLRAAGVRRGDIVHNAYGYGLFTGGLGAHYGIEKLGATVIPMSGGQTARQVQLIEDFQPKAIMVTPSYMLNILEEYARQGLDPRACPLEVGIFGAEPWTPAMRAQIEAAFDMHAVDIYGLSEVMGPGVAQECVDTKDGLHIWEDHFLPEIIDPETGAVLPDGQEGELVFTTLTKQGMPVIRYRTRDLTTLMPGTARTMRRMAKVTGRSDDMIILRGVNVFPTQVEERVLAVKGLAPYFQIELVRAGQMDAMRVHVECLPGADGDDCRQTLAQAIKEMIGVSAEIVMAEAGGVERSQGKARRVVDNRGP
- a CDS encoding TetR/AcrR family transcriptional regulator — translated: MAILKGAARVFARQGVAGASMAQVAAEAGVSKGTLYHYWDGKDALLFEVLDGYLSALRDVIVAEDALLPMLTATLLAYDGMDDEHRIQSEGLILLDPARAETLKRHQREMVTALSRVLAAEAPGLTGRALREATMSVFGMLNWFYMWNPGADRAARVAYAGTVATIATGGIGALR
- a CDS encoding 2Fe-2S iron-sulfur cluster-binding protein, translating into MMKFAPLTVADIARTTRDAVVVTFADAPGFDHVQGQHLTFRRDFEGTEIRRSYSICSAPGEPLQVGIKRVEGGAFSTWANTELAPGDTLDAMPPMGRFHADILPDAARHYLLVAAGSGITPILSIAKTVLDREPLSKVTLIYANRAVSSIMFQTELDDLKSRHLTRLAIVHILKQDAQDIPLFTGRIDAAKLDDLFRQWVPVDTVDLAFICGPEGLMRTVSDSLGRHGLPKDAIHVELFAAAQAGRLPQSARPRADDKPTEALVRIDGGSHSFTMNRDQSLLEAARENAIDAPYACKAGVCSTCMCRVVEGEVEMVQNHALEDYEVERGYVLACQSYPVTDRVVIEYDVGH
- the paaD gene encoding 1,2-phenylacetyl-CoA epoxidase subunit PaaD translates to MWTLLATIPDPEIPVISITDLGIVRSVDLRGATCRVAITPTYSGCPATSVIALSVEMALSDAGLTPMIETRIDPPWTTDWLTDAARDKLRRYGIAPPSPGGGPDACPQCGSARVTRVSQFGSTPCKAHWRCDDCLEPFDYFKCH
- a CDS encoding DUF3291 domain-containing protein; this encodes MNIAELNVGYARYPLDDPRMAGFMDNLDRINALAERSPGFVWRMQSDGGNATDIAVPGDADMISNLSVWTDVPSLGGYVFNTVHARFYEKRPAWFGAMTKPHFVMWHVADGHIPTLEEAMDRLAHLRAHGSTDHAFGWDAVDMTKFRPCLTPEEAPA
- the paaA gene encoding 1,2-phenylacetyl-CoA epoxidase subunit PaaA, whose amino-acid sequence is MYAQMIKSEATKDDPEKLSAFQARIDAGEKIEPKDWMPEGYRKTLIRQIGQHAHSEIVGQLPEGNWITRAPTLERKAILLAKVQDEAGHGLYLYCAAETLGVTRDEMTEMLLDGRMKYSSIFNYPTLTWADMGAVGWLVDGAAIMNQVPLQRTSFGPYARAMVRICKEESFHQRQGFDIMMKMANGTEAQRRMAQDALNRFWYPSLMMFGPSDRDSKHSEQSMAWKIKMNTNDELRQKFVDQTVPQAEYLGLTVPDPGLAWNEAKGRYDFTEPDWAEFMDVIAGNGPCNADRLAQRNAAWDDGAWVREGLMAHARRRQAAPVAAE
- the paaC gene encoding 1,2-phenylacetyl-CoA epoxidase subunit PaaC, which gives rise to MGDNTLVLGHRLSEWCGLGPALEEDIALANTALDLIGQTQMWLGLAAEVEEQGRDADDLAMLRDVWDFRNLLLVERPNGDFGLTMMRSFLFDHWHHAMLSRLTASSDERVAAIAAKAVKEVSYHAERSAEMVIGLGDGTEESHRRMRAALDTLWPYTGEMFVNDDVDERLARAGIAPLPTDLRGGWEETVRDILARATLTVPEEGFAHAGGRSGARHSEHLGHMLTQMQWLQRAYPGATW
- the paaB gene encoding 1,2-phenylacetyl-CoA epoxidase subunit PaaB — its product is MSNHAAQPYPGTETPDGTPRREWPLWEVFIRGQHGMSHRHVGSLHAPDAEKAMLNARDVYTRRHEGVSIWVVPSAQITASNPSNKGPLFEAADSKPYRHPTFFDIPKDVGAM